From Campylobacter upsaliensis, the proteins below share one genomic window:
- a CDS encoding glycosyltransferase family 8 protein — protein sequence MYHIFLTADEKYVKFSSVLMSSIIKNATQDYERCPFCFHILSDFISDTTKEKLKILQKSLSEIYPCEIKIHIQDDAQFEKYPSSGAAQNNKLSYYRLKFMSFLDDDEDKCLYLDSDMLVLSDLRELFALDLKDKIVAVVGDMGSKRAKIKFKENNEKKTFYFDENYFNAGFLLINVKEYQKAYIEERCEELASKCFYIKSANQDLLNACIEPKKRLKLDFAWNFFINAYAYVITKDDKKGYLNYTKEEFNRSLENPKILHLCFKPWKFLRSFNDSKGRNVNELWWEEAAKTPAFNTELLELKSHIKDHLLYAGLGALLYRYTKNFNLLKISRLIKYQNEDLKIAQNAQNFSDKDFASFLLLGEFVLHARAKKKGAFSVFLKALKYISSYEKYARR from the coding sequence ATGTATCATATTTTTTTAACCGCTGATGAAAAATATGTGAAATTTTCGAGTGTTTTGATGAGTAGCATTATTAAAAATGCGACACAAGATTATGAAAGGTGTCCATTTTGTTTTCATATTTTAAGTGATTTCATAAGCGATACGACAAAAGAAAAGCTTAAAATTTTACAAAAAAGCTTAAGCGAAATTTATCCTTGTGAGATCAAAATTCATATCCAAGATGATGCTCAATTTGAAAAATATCCAAGCTCAGGTGCCGCACAAAATAATAAATTATCCTATTATCGTCTTAAATTTATGTCTTTTTTAGATGATGATGAGGATAAATGTCTTTATTTGGATTCTGATATGCTTGTTTTGAGCGATTTAAGGGAGCTTTTTGCTCTTGATTTAAAAGATAAGATTGTCGCTGTGGTGGGTGATATGGGGAGCAAGAGGGCTAAGATTAAATTTAAAGAAAATAATGAGAAAAAAACTTTTTATTTTGATGAAAATTATTTTAATGCAGGTTTTTTGCTTATCAATGTTAAAGAATATCAAAAAGCATACATTGAGGAGCGTTGCGAGGAGCTAGCTTCAAAATGTTTTTATATCAAAAGTGCCAACCAAGATTTGCTAAATGCTTGCATAGAGCCAAAAAAGAGGCTAAAACTTGATTTTGCTTGGAATTTTTTTATTAATGCCTATGCTTATGTCATCACAAAAGACGATAAAAAGGGCTATTTAAACTACACAAAAGAGGAATTTAACCGCAGCCTTGAAAATCCTAAAATCCTTCATCTATGCTTTAAGCCTTGGAAATTTTTACGCTCTTTTAATGATAGTAAGGGGCGTAATGTCAACGAGCTATGGTGGGAGGAAGCGGCTAAAACTCCTGCTTTTAATACCGAGCTTTTAGAGCTTAAAAGCCACATTAAAGACCATTTGCTTTATGCAGGGCTTGGTGCGTTATTATACCGCTACACAAAGAATTTTAATTTGCTTAAAATTTCACGCTTGATAAAATATCAAAATGAGGATTTAAAAATCGCACAAAATGCTCAAAATTTCAGTGATAAAGATTTCGCTTCCTTTTTGCTTTTGGGTGAATTTGTCCTTCACGCAAGAGCTAAGAAAAAGGGTGCTTTTAGTGTATTTTTAAAAGCTTTAAAATATATCAGTTCTTATGAAAAATACGCAAGGCGTTAA
- a CDS encoding quinone-dependent dihydroorotate dehydrogenase yields the protein MYDFFKPLLFKLDPENAHSLVEHSLRALNVIFPGALSFLAYKYIVDNEILRQKLLGLEFNNPVGLAGGFDKNATMIRPLSALGFGFLEFGTFTPKAQEGNEKPRLFRLIEQESLQNAMGFNNDGADLISKRMTQNYPFVLPLGANIGKNKLTSNENALNDYFSLLKSFKDLCDYFIINISSPNTKNLRDLQNEEFLNALLKEAKQITTKPILIKIAPDMEFKEALSLCESGIAKGVSGFIIANTSTDYSLLSNNRTFGGISGKLITQKSGEFFHALSKELFGKTLLIASGGIDSAEVAYDRIKKGANLVQVFTGLIFKGPSLVKNINEGLVELLKKDGFLHISEAVGVELK from the coding sequence ATGTATGATTTTTTCAAACCCTTACTTTTTAAGCTAGACCCTGAAAATGCACATAGTTTAGTGGAGCATTCGTTAAGAGCTTTAAATGTCATTTTTCCGGGGGCGTTGAGCTTTTTAGCTTATAAATATATCGTTGATAATGAAATTTTAAGACAAAAATTACTAGGACTAGAATTTAACAATCCCGTAGGTTTGGCAGGTGGCTTTGATAAAAATGCCACAATGATACGCCCTTTAAGTGCGCTTGGTTTTGGTTTTTTGGAATTTGGCACTTTCACACCAAAAGCTCAAGAGGGTAATGAAAAGCCTCGACTTTTTCGTCTAATTGAGCAAGAAAGTTTGCAAAATGCTATGGGTTTTAATAATGACGGGGCTGATCTTATCTCAAAAAGAATGACGCAAAATTACCCTTTTGTTTTGCCTCTTGGGGCAAATATCGGTAAAAATAAGCTTACGAGCAATGAAAATGCCTTAAATGACTATTTTTCCTTACTTAAAAGCTTTAAGGATTTGTGTGATTACTTCATCATCAATATCTCTTCGCCTAATACTAAAAATTTAAGAGACTTGCAAAATGAGGAATTTTTAAATGCCTTATTGAAGGAAGCAAAGCAAATCACAACGAAGCCTATTTTGATTAAAATCGCTCCAGATATGGAATTTAAAGAGGCTTTGAGCCTTTGTGAAAGTGGCATTGCTAAAGGTGTGAGTGGCTTTATTATAGCAAATACAAGCACAGATTATAGTCTATTAAGCAATAACCGCACTTTCGGAGGCATTAGCGGCAAACTCATCACGCAAAAAAGCGGAGAATTCTTTCACGCTCTTTCAAAAGAGCTTTTTGGCAAAACCTTACTTATAGCAAGTGGAGGGATAGATAGTGCGGAGGTGGCTTATGATAGGATTAAAAAAGGGGCGAATTTGGTGCAAGTTTTTACGGGATTGATTTTTAAAGGACCTAGTCTTGTTAAAAATATTAATGAGGGCTTGGTGGAGCTTTTGAAAAAAGACGGCTTTTTGCATATTAGCGAGGCGGTTGGAGTGGAGCTAAAATGA
- the murJ gene encoding murein biosynthesis integral membrane protein MurJ, translating into MVFKNYIINALGILFSRILGLARDVLIALFLGAGLYSDIFFVALKMPAFFRRIFAEGAFGQSFLPNFVKARKKGAFCVSVLLQFGFIVFLFCLLVSFFASFFTKIFAFGFDAKTIALASPLVAINFWYLFFIFVVTFFGALLNYKHKFFLTSFSASLFNLSIVIAAFFVDKNDSHQTLYYFSYATLLSGVAQLVLHLFALKNNAAVRAMGLSIKLKRYKANLKGFYTTFSHGVLGSSATQISSLLDTTIASFLITGSISYLYYANRVFQLPLALFAIALTQVAFPKILRLLKSSQEKEALDFMRKALAGLSFLLVVSSIVGIIFAKEICQLLFERGNFTQKDSLLSAYVLMAYLLGLLPFGLQKLFSLWLYAEFKQKIAAIIAIKSLILSAFVSIVLIFLIKDENLKVLAVAFASSLSAFYLLLANIKEFGFRRFWSLISWKKSLLALVFLACFSYLLLESKMMIISVLIEFFEWIKGGFNAFI; encoded by the coding sequence TTGGTATTTAAAAATTATATAATCAATGCTCTTGGTATTTTATTTTCACGCATTTTAGGACTAGCTAGAGATGTTTTAATTGCCCTTTTTTTAGGGGCTGGGCTTTATAGCGATATTTTTTTTGTCGCACTTAAAATGCCTGCTTTTTTTAGACGCATTTTTGCTGAAGGTGCTTTTGGGCAGAGTTTTTTGCCAAATTTTGTCAAAGCAAGGAAAAAGGGTGCATTTTGCGTAAGTGTGCTTTTACAATTTGGCTTCATTGTGTTTTTATTTTGCCTTTTGGTGAGTTTTTTCGCGTCTTTTTTTACTAAAATTTTTGCCTTTGGCTTTGATGCAAAGACCATAGCCTTAGCCTCTCCTTTGGTGGCTATTAATTTTTGGTATTTATTTTTCATCTTTGTAGTAACTTTTTTTGGTGCCTTATTAAATTATAAGCACAAATTTTTCCTCACTTCTTTTTCCGCTTCTTTGTTTAATCTTAGCATAGTTATCGCCGCTTTTTTCGTGGATAAAAATGACTCTCATCAAACGCTTTATTACTTCTCTTACGCCACGCTTTTAAGTGGGGTGGCACAGCTTGTTTTGCATCTTTTTGCTTTGAAAAATAATGCGGCGGTTAGGGCTATGGGCTTAAGCATTAAATTAAAGCGTTATAAGGCAAATTTAAAGGGTTTTTACACCACTTTTTCGCACGGAGTTTTAGGCTCTTCAGCGACTCAAATAAGCTCTCTTTTAGACACGACAATCGCAAGTTTTTTAATTACAGGTAGCATTTCTTATCTTTATTATGCTAATCGTGTTTTTCAACTTCCCCTTGCACTTTTTGCTATCGCTCTTACTCAAGTTGCCTTTCCTAAAATTTTAAGACTTTTAAAAAGCAGTCAAGAAAAAGAGGCTTTAGACTTTATGCGTAAGGCTTTAGCAGGACTTAGCTTTTTGCTTGTTGTTTCGAGTATAGTAGGGATTATTTTTGCGAAAGAGATTTGTCAGCTTTTGTTTGAAAGGGGAAATTTCACGCAAAAAGATAGCCTTTTAAGTGCTTATGTTTTAATGGCTTATTTGCTAGGTCTTTTACCCTTTGGCTTACAAAAACTCTTTTCTTTGTGGCTTTATGCAGAATTTAAGCAAAAAATTGCCGCCATTATCGCTATAAAATCCCTTATTTTAAGTGCTTTTGTTTCTATCGTTTTAATTTTTTTGATTAAAGATGAGAATTTAAAGGTTTTAGCGGTGGCATTTGCTAGTTCTTTAAGTGCCTTTTACTTACTTTTGGCTAATATTAAGGAATTTGGTTTTAGGCGTTTTTGGAGCTTAATTTCTTGGAAGAAAAGCCTTTTAGCCTTAGTTTTTTTAGCTTGTTTTTCTTATTTGCTTTTAGAAAGTAAAATGATGATAATTAGCGTTTTAATAGAGTTTTTTGAGTGGATTAAAGGAGGCTTTAATGCTTTTATTTGA
- the cysS gene encoding cysteine--tRNA ligase, translating into MLLFDSVKREKLALKKGGVVNMYLCGPTVYDDAHLGHARSSICFDMLRRTLLALGRELCFARNYTDIDDKILKKMQESGENLEQITQKYIAHYERDMKNLRVLEPDLKPKATEYIKQMIELILRLQKQGFTYTLEDGIYFDTSKDKDYLSLSKRGFMDNQTRLIAQKEKKNESDFVLWKFDEGFYAAPFGKGRPGWHSECVAMIEALFKDGLDIHAGGVDLFFPHHENEAAQCRCAFNKNLASHWLHNGFVNINGEKMSKSLNNSFFIKDALKEFSGEALRFYLMSVHYRAHFNYSLEDLSLCKKRLDKLYRLKKRLDLNELEDKPKKCERETSTAILQALQDDLNISKALALLDEFIANANLKLDENKALKEDLREDFKELAFIFGVGFEDVILYFQQGFSEEQIAWIETQIAKRSEAKKAKDYALADKLRQDLAEFGVVLLDTAQGTIWERA; encoded by the coding sequence ATGCTTTTATTTGATAGTGTGAAAAGGGAGAAATTAGCCTTAAAAAAAGGGGGCGTTGTTAATATGTATTTGTGCGGTCCCACAGTGTATGATGATGCACATTTAGGACACGCTAGAAGTAGCATTTGTTTTGATATGTTGCGTAGGACTTTACTCGCTCTTGGAAGAGAGCTTTGCTTTGCGAGAAATTACACGGATATCGATGATAAAATTTTGAAAAAAATGCAAGAAAGTGGCGAAAATTTAGAGCAAATCACACAAAAATACATCGCCCATTATGAAAGAGATATGAAAAATTTGCGTGTTTTAGAGCCTGACTTAAAGCCTAAGGCGACCGAATATATTAAGCAGATGATAGAGCTTATTTTACGCTTGCAAAAGCAGGGTTTTACTTATACTTTAGAAGATGGAATTTATTTTGACACAAGCAAAGATAAGGATTATTTAAGCCTTTCAAAACGAGGTTTTATGGATAATCAAACAAGACTAATCGCACAAAAAGAAAAGAAAAACGAGAGCGATTTTGTGCTATGGAAATTTGACGAGGGCTTTTATGCTGCACCCTTTGGTAAGGGGCGTCCGGGCTGGCATAGCGAGTGCGTGGCGATGATAGAGGCTTTATTTAAGGACGGACTTGATATACACGCTGGGGGGGTGGATTTATTTTTCCCTCATCACGAAAATGAAGCTGCACAGTGCCGTTGTGCTTTTAATAAAAATTTAGCTTCGCACTGGCTTCATAATGGCTTTGTGAATATAAATGGCGAAAAGATGAGTAAAAGCCTTAATAATAGCTTTTTCATTAAGGACGCTTTAAAAGAATTTAGCGGCGAGGCTTTGAGGTTTTATTTAATGAGCGTGCATTATAGGGCACATTTTAATTATTCTTTGGAGGATTTATCCCTGTGTAAAAAGCGTTTAGATAAGCTTTACCGCCTTAAAAAACGCCTTGATTTAAACGAATTAGAAGATAAGCCTAAAAAGTGTGAAAGAGAAACTTCAACTGCTATTTTACAAGCTTTGCAAGATGATTTAAATATCTCTAAGGCTTTAGCTTTGCTTGATGAATTTATCGCAAATGCCAATTTAAAACTTGACGAAAATAAGGCTTTAAAAGAGGATTTAAGGGAGGATTTTAAAGAACTTGCTTTTATTTTTGGTGTAGGCTTTGAAGATGTGATTTTATATTTTCAACAAGGATTTAGCGAGGAGCAAATTGCGTGGATTGAAACACAAATCGCAAAACGAAGCGAGGCTAAAAAAGCAAAAGATTACGCTTTGGCTGATAAATTAAGGCAAGATTTAGCCGAGTTTGGCGTTGTGCTTTTAGATACAGCACAAGGCACGATTTGGGAGAGGGCTTGA
- a CDS encoding ABC transporter ATP-binding protein, whose amino-acid sequence MSLREVLRRFKPFYIAYFKYFLLAFLGMMMAALGTAASFHSLQPILDYVFIEKRVDLLYIVPFFVVFAYLIKNAGLYMQSYYVAYIGTNILKTLRKNVLDNLLRLDMDFFKRYRSGELMSRCTNDIGALQSIVSTLIPELLREVMTAIGLLSVVIYHSPRLAFFALIVLPCAILPLVWFAKKLKKYAKNTQETGADLLSSLGEIFKNIELIKANSTEQKESDKFNKHNEKLCKVTLKTSRVDALISPIMELIGSLGVALVIIIGGKEVIAGRMSAGSFIAFVSALFALYQPIKKLTNLYGRLQIAIVASERTFYLLDLKPEIKGGERELKGINEVEFKDVHFAYEEKNVLNGLNLSFKKGEILALVGASGGGKSSIVGLLLHFFKRKSGKILLNNESIDEFSLKSLRLKMALVTQDIYIFNDSIAENVAYSEELDEAKIIKSLKLANAYEFVEKMGGINAVLFENGKNLSGGQKQRIAIARALYKDPDLLIFDEATSALDNESERAIVKTIENLKKDRLILLIAHRLSTVENADKIALIDQGKVVACGSDAVLLEHCEAYRRLKIKSDEAKL is encoded by the coding sequence ATGAGCTTAAGGGAGGTTTTAAGGCGGTTTAAGCCCTTTTATATCGCTTATTTTAAGTATTTTTTACTCGCTTTTTTAGGTATGATGATGGCAGCCTTAGGCACGGCGGCTAGTTTTCACTCTTTACAACCCATTTTAGATTATGTTTTCATAGAAAAAAGAGTGGATTTACTTTACATCGTGCCATTTTTTGTCGTTTTTGCCTATTTGATTAAAAACGCGGGGCTTTATATGCAAAGCTATTATGTCGCATATATTGGCACAAATATTTTAAAAACCTTACGAAAAAATGTGCTTGATAATCTTTTGCGTCTTGATATGGACTTTTTTAAGCGTTATAGAAGTGGAGAGCTAATGAGTCGTTGCACAAACGATATAGGTGCGTTGCAAAGCATAGTTTCGACTCTAATCCCTGAGCTTTTACGCGAGGTAATGACAGCCATAGGGCTTTTAAGCGTGGTGATCTATCATAGTCCGCGTCTTGCTTTTTTCGCGCTTATCGTGCTTCCTTGTGCGATTTTGCCCTTAGTGTGGTTTGCTAAAAAGCTTAAAAAATATGCTAAAAACACACAAGAAACGGGGGCGGATTTACTTTCTAGTTTGGGAGAAATTTTTAAAAATATCGAGCTGATTAAGGCAAATAGCACGGAGCAAAAAGAAAGTGATAAATTTAATAAGCATAATGAAAAGCTTTGCAAGGTTACACTTAAAACAAGCAGGGTTGATGCTCTAATCTCGCCTATAATGGAGCTTATCGGCTCTTTGGGTGTGGCTTTGGTGATTATTATAGGTGGTAAGGAGGTCATAGCAGGGCGTATGAGTGCTGGCTCTTTCATAGCCTTTGTGTCGGCTCTTTTTGCACTTTATCAGCCCATTAAAAAGCTTACAAATTTGTATGGAAGATTACAAATTGCTATAGTGGCGAGTGAAAGGACCTTTTATTTACTTGATTTAAAACCTGAAATTAAGGGCGGAGAAAGAGAGCTTAAGGGTATTAATGAAGTGGAATTTAAGGATGTGCATTTTGCCTATGAGGAAAAAAATGTGCTAAATGGACTTAATTTAAGCTTTAAAAAAGGCGAAATTTTAGCTCTTGTGGGAGCAAGTGGGGGAGGGAAATCATCTATCGTAGGACTTTTACTTCACTTTTTTAAAAGAAAGAGTGGGAAAATTTTGCTTAATAATGAAAGCATAGATGAATTTAGCCTAAAATCTTTACGCTTAAAAATGGCTTTAGTTACGCAAGATATTTACATTTTTAACGATAGTATAGCTGAAAATGTCGCTTATAGCGAGGAGCTTGATGAGGCAAAAATCATTAAAAGCTTAAAGCTTGCAAACGCTTATGAATTTGTAGAGAAAATGGGTGGGATTAATGCTGTGCTTTTTGAAAATGGTAAGAATTTAAGTGGTGGTCAAAAGCAAAGAATAGCCATAGCTAGAGCCTTATATAAAGATCCTGATTTGCTTATTTTTGATGAGGCAACTTCAGCACTTGATAATGAAAGCGAAAGAGCTATTGTAAAAACCATAGAAAATTTGAAAAAAGATAGGCTGATTTTGCTTATAGCACATCGCTTAAGCACGGTAGAAAATGCCGATAAAATCGCCCTAATTGATCAAGGCAAAGTTGTAGCGTGTGGAAGTGATGCTGTGCTTTTGGAACATTGTGAGGCTTATCGTAGGCTAAAAATAAAAAGCGATGAAGCTAAATTGTAA
- a CDS encoding M16 family metallopeptidase, whose amino-acid sequence MITYEKKVLKNKLEVYALPVNKNSGVISVDIFYKVGSRNETMGKSGIAHMLEHLNFKSTKNLNAGEFDTIVKGFGGVDNASTGFDYTHYYIKCSKQNLEQSLGLFAELMQNLSLKDEEFQPERQVVLEERRWRTDNNPLGYLYFRLYNHAFLYHPYHWTPIGFYKDIENWSIEDIKSFHKSFYQPQNAILLVSGDVEPKELFEKASKHFEKIKNTGKIPKIHTKEPKQDGARRAELTKETQTEFLALAFKIPNFKHKDIPALSALAELLGNGKSAIINEILVDKLSLVNEFYAFVSDSVDENLFVFILNCNPGVKAEEVEKKLLTILHSIKQGKISKRSLQRVKNNTRSDFIFSLNNASALSNICGSYLARGDLKPLLNYEKNIAALELEDLVEVATKYFIRENSTTLILRKENNG is encoded by the coding sequence ATGATAACTTATGAAAAAAAAGTTTTGAAAAATAAGCTTGAAGTTTATGCCTTGCCCGTGAATAAAAATAGCGGAGTCATCAGCGTAGATATTTTTTATAAAGTTGGCTCAAGAAATGAAACTATGGGGAAAAGCGGCATAGCACATATGCTTGAACATCTTAATTTTAAAAGCACGAAAAATTTAAACGCTGGGGAATTTGATACTATTGTTAAGGGCTTTGGTGGAGTGGATAATGCTAGCACGGGCTTTGATTATACGCATTATTACATTAAATGTTCTAAGCAGAATTTGGAGCAATCTTTAGGCTTATTTGCAGAACTTATGCAGAATTTAAGTTTAAAAGATGAGGAATTTCAGCCTGAAAGGCAGGTTGTTTTAGAGGAGAGGCGTTGGCGAACAGATAATAATCCGCTTGGCTATTTGTATTTTAGACTTTATAATCACGCTTTTTTATATCATCCTTATCACTGGACGCCCATAGGTTTTTATAAGGATATTGAAAATTGGAGTATTGAGGACATTAAGAGCTTTCATAAAAGCTTTTATCAGCCACAAAATGCGATTTTACTTGTAAGTGGCGATGTCGAGCCAAAGGAGCTTTTTGAAAAAGCTAGTAAGCATTTTGAAAAGATTAAAAATACAGGCAAAATTCCAAAAATTCACACCAAAGAGCCAAAACAAGATGGAGCAAGAAGGGCAGAGCTTACAAAAGAAACACAAACGGAATTTTTAGCTCTTGCTTTTAAAATTCCAAATTTCAAGCATAAAGATATCCCAGCACTTAGTGCTTTAGCGGAGCTTTTGGGAAATGGTAAGAGTGCGATTATCAATGAAATTTTAGTGGATAAATTAAGTCTTGTAAATGAATTTTACGCCTTTGTCAGTGATAGTGTTGATGAAAATTTATTTGTGTTTATTTTAAATTGTAATCCGGGCGTTAAAGCCGAAGAAGTCGAAAAAAAACTTCTTACAATTTTACACTCCATTAAACAGGGTAAAATTTCAAAAAGATCCTTACAAAGGGTGAAAAATAATACAAGAAGCGATTTTATCTTTTCTTTAAATAATGCCAGTGCTTTATCTAACATCTGCGGAAGTTATTTGGCAAGAGGAGATTTGAAGCCTTTATTAAATTATGAAAAAAATATAGCTGCCCTTGAGCTTGAAGATTTAGTAGAAGTGGCGACAAAGTATTTTATAAGAGAAAATTCAACCACTTTAATTTTAAGAAAGGAAAATAATGGATAA